One Glycine max cultivar Williams 82 chromosome 4, Glycine_max_v4.0, whole genome shotgun sequence DNA segment encodes these proteins:
- the LOC113001489 gene encoding uncharacterized protein has translation MMERVTAVAAAAFSIHSLEEAGLLNLQKMKESPKFPRTKTVREKEGKVSRQPSHGEISTKRSLGQELAMTTESDFPSKCPSGVSPAAGYQNHKGNQIIQHKNDKASLWEKAKIERIQKRYEKTKSKILAWESDRKIQAKIQMDRKKSEWEHKSRPCSDILGHKAKMLKEFFFYKNFKET, from the exons ATGATGGAGCGTGTAACTGCAGTTGCAGCTGCTGCATTTTCCATTCATTCACTAGAAGAAGCAGGGTTACTTAATTTGCAGAAAATGAAAGAGAGTCCCAAATTTCCAAGGACCAAAACAGTGAGAGAAAAAGAGGGGAAAGTATCTAGGCAACCAAGTCATG GGGAGATTTCAACAAAAAGGTCATTAGGACAGGAACTCGCAATGACAACAGAAAgtgattttccttctaaatgtCCAAGTGGTGTATCCCCAGCCGCAGGGTATCAAAATCACAAAGGGAATCAAATAATACAACACAAAAATGACAAGGCATCACTATGGGAAAAGGCCAAGATAGAGAGGATTCAAAAGAG GTATGAGAAGACAAAGTCCAAAATCCTTGCTTGGGAGAGTGATAGAAAGATTCAAGCCAAAATACAAATGGACAGGAAGAAG AGTGAATGGGAGCACAAAAGCAGGCCGTGTTCAGACATTTTGGGGCATAAGGCGAAAATGttaaaggaattttttttttacaagaattttaaagagacttag